The nucleotide window ATGCGGGCCGCGTGTTCCGCGGCCACCGACTCCAGAAGCGCCCGGAAGATCTGGATGGCGACGTATTTCGGCAGCAGCGCGCGGAACAGCTCGTCCGCGGCCTGCTCGTAGATGTAATCGACCTGGGCGGTGCCGAACTGCGCGGCGCGGCGGTCGATCTCCGTGGTATCGGCGGGCGCCAGGGCCACGCCCGCGGTGGCCGCCGCCTCGGCGGCGCGCTCACGGTGCTCGTCGGCCATCTCCTCGGCCTGCCGTGTGCCGCGGGCGCCGATCTCCCCGATGGGCAATATCTCTTCCACCACCAGCCGTTGCGCGATGACCGACTTGAATTCGTTAAACACCACGAACACCGAATCGATCTCGCCGCGCGCGTAGCGCTCGATCACCTCTTCGGCCAGCTCGCGCGCATGGTCGAACTCGATCTTGCCCAGCATGCCGACCATCTCGCCGGCGATCCAGGTGCCGGCCTCGGCCACGGCGCGCTCCGCTTCCTCGCCCGGCTTCGGCTTAGGCTTCATCTTGAAGCGGCGCCCGAAGAAATCGCGTCCCTTGCGCCCGATGGTTTCGATCTCGATGTGCTTGCCGGCCTTGGAGTCGAGGAAGCGCTGGGCGGCCTTCAGGATGTTGGTGTTGAAGGCGCCGGCCAGTCCGCGCTCGCCGGTGACGACGATCAGGAAAATGCTCTTTCCCTCACGGCGCGCAAGCAGCGGATGGCGCGGCTCGCCCGTCTCCGGGTCGTACACCTCGGCGCGCGAGACCAGCGATTTGAGCACGCTGGCCAGCATCTTAGCGTAGGGACGCGCCGAGAGAGCGCGCTCCTGGGCGCGCCGCAGGCGGGCCGCCGAGACCATCTTCATGGCCTTGGTAATCTGCCGCGTGTTCACCACGCTGCGGATGCGCCGCCGGATGTCGAGCAGGTTCGCCATTCGCTATGCCTTGGCGGCGACGGCAGCTTGCCGCTCCGCCACGAACCGCTCCTTGAATTCGCCGACCAGCCTCTTCATTTCGGCCTTGAGCGAGTCGTCGAGGATCTTCTTCTCCATGACCCCCTTCAGCAATGCGCCGCCCATGGTCTCGGCGTACTGATACAGGCCCTTCTCGAACTCGCGCACGTCCCCGATCTTCAGGTCGTCCAGGAAGCCGTTGGTGCCGGCGTAGATGATGAGGATCTGCTTGGAGAACGGCAGAGGCTGGAACTGGTTCTGCTTGAGCACCTCGACCAGGCGCTGGCCGCGGGAGAGCTGGGCCTGCGTGGCCTTGTCGAGTTCGGAGCCGAACTGCGCGAAGGCCGCCAGCTCGCGGAACTGCGCCAGCTCCAGCTTCAGGGTGCCGGCCACCTGGCGCATGGCTTTGATCTGCGCGCTGCCGCCCACGCGGCTCACCGAGAGGCCGACGTTCACCGCCGGGCGCACGCCCGAGTTGAACAGATCGGACTCAAGGTAGATCTGGCCGTCGGTGATGGAGATGACGTTGGTCGGGATGTAGGCCGAGACGTCGCCTGCCTGGGTCTCGATGACGGGCAGCGCGGTCAGCGACCCGCCTCCGTTCTTGTCGCTCAGCTTGGCGGCGCGCTCCAGCAGGCGCGAGTGCAGGTAGAAAACGTCGCCCGGATAGGCCTCGCGTCCCGGCGGCCGCCGCAGCAGCAGCGAGATCTCGCGGTACGACGCGGCGTGCTTCGACAGGTCGTCGTAGATGCACAGCGCGTGCCGCTTCGTGTCGCGAAAATATTCTCCGATAGCGCACGCGGCGTAGGGCGCGATGTACTGCATGGGCGCGGGCTCCGAAGCCGACGCGGCGACCACGATCGTGTATTCCATCGCCCCGGCGTCTTCCAGGATCTTCACCACCTGCGCGATCGAGGAGCGCTTCTGCCCGATCGCGTTATAGATGCAGATCAGGTCGTTGCCCTTGTTGTTGATGATGGTGTCGAGCGCGATGGCGGTCTTGCCCGTTTGCCGGTCGCCGATGATCAGTTCGCGCTGTCCGCGGCCGATGGGGATCATTGAATCGATGGCCTTGAGCCCGGTCGCCATGGGCTCGCGCACCGGCTGGCGGTCGATGACGCCGGGCGCGATGCGCTCCACCGGAATGAACTTGTCGGTGTGGATGGGCCCCTTGTCGTCGATGGGCTGGCCGAGCGCGTTGACCACGCGCCCGATCATCGCATCGCCCACTGGGACGCTCATGATCCGCCCGGTGCGCCGCACCTGGTCGCCTTCCTTGATCTCGGTGTACTCGCCCAGGAGCACGGAGCCTACCTGGTCTTCTTCCAGGTTCATGGCGATGCCGGCCACGTCGTGCGGGAACTCGATCAGTTCCCCGGCCATGACCTTGTCCAGGCCATGCAGGCGGGCGATCCCGTCGCCCAGGCTGATGACCGTGCCCACTTCGTCCACGGAGATCTTCGACTCATAGTTCTCGATCTGCTCGCGGATGATCTTTGTGATTTCGTCAGCTTTGATCCCTGCCATATGAATTCTCAGTCCGTTCGGCGATTAGCGTTTAGCGATTGGCGTTTGGCCCGCCAACTCGATGGCTGAACGCTAATAGCTAATAGCTAATCGCTAATCGCTAACAGCTATCCCGCGCTCAACTGCTCCTTCAACCGCTGTAACTGCCCTTTTACCGACCCGTCATAGATGGTGCTGCCGACCCTGACCACGGCGCCGCCCAGCACCTTTTCGTCGCGCCGGTAATGTGCGCGGACTTTCTTGCCGGTGATGGACGCGATCTGCTGCTCCAGCGTCCGTTTCTCGTCGTCGGCCAGGTCCCGCGCCGTGGTGATCTCGGCGTCGGCGATGCCCAGCCGCATGTCCAGCTCCTCCCGGAATTGGCGCGCGATCTCCGGCAGCGCCGCGATGCGCCGGTTGTCGATCAGTACCGCGACCAGGTTGCGCGTCATCTTCGACGCGCCCACCGCGTGAATGATCTTGTCCAGCACCGCGCGCTTCTGCGGCGCCGGCACTGACGGGCTCTCCCAGACCGTTCGCAGCGCGGGCGTGCCCGCCAGCATCTCCGCGATCGATCTCAACTCCTCGACGCTCTGGTTGGGATCGAGCTTCTTTTCGAAGACCACGTCCACGAAGGCGCGCGCGTAGCGGCTGTTGACGGCGGCCATTACTTGCCGTCCTTTCTCAGCTGGTCGGCGAACGTGCGCACCAGTTCGCGGTCTTCGCCGGCGTTGACGCGGATCTTCCTCTCGGCCAGCGACACGGCCAGTTCCGCGGCGTAGGCCTTCAGCTCCGTGCGGGCGCCGCGCGCGGCGGCGGCGATCTCCTGCTCGGCGGTCTGCACCACCTTCTGGCGGTCCTCCTCCGCGGCGGCCCGGATGCGCTCTTCTTCCTTGCGCCCCTCTTCCTCGGACCCGCTGCGCAGGCCCGCGATCTCCTGGTCGAGCCGCGCCAGCCGGCCCTCGATGTCGCCCAGACGGCGGTTGGCTTCCTCGCTCGCCTTGCGCGCTTCTTCCATCGCCTTCTGGATCATCGCCGTCCGGTCGCGGAACATGCCCGGCAGCGCCTTCTTCAATCCCCAGAAAATCAGGATGGCGATGACGGCGAAGTTGGCGATGGTGCTCACCCAGTACGCCGCCGTCAGGCTCAGGCCGGTGATGCGCGCAAGGAAATGCACCGAGGGCGATTGCCGGAACTGGGCCGACTCGTCCTCCTCGCTCGCTTCCTTTGACGCTTTTGCGTGCCCCGGCTGAGCGCTCGGCTGGGAGGCGGCGTGGTCAGCGGGTTTCTGCGGCTCGACGGAAGCCTGCGGCTCGCTGGGGGGCGCCGGCGCCTTGTGCTCCTGCGCGAAAACCAAGGCAGAGAAGGCGAGCACGAGAGCGAACACGACGGTGCTGCGCTTCATGGCCATCACTGCTGCCCCGTTGCGGATGCCGAGACCGGCTTGAGGATGATTCGGATGACTTGGTTGGCCAGGGCCTCGGCCTCACCTTCGAGACGCCCCTTGGCGGCGGTGACGTCCTGCTCCATGGCCTGCTTGGCGGCGCGGACCTGGGCGTCGGCGGCGGCGCGCGCCTCGGCAACGGCTTTGGCACGTCTTTCCAGCGCTTGCTGGCGCCGCTGCTCCTGCGCCCTGTAGAGGGCGAGTTTGGCGTCGCGAAGGCGCTGCTCGTAATCGGCGGTCTTGGCGTCGGCGGCCGCCACATCGGCGCGCGCTTTCTCGATTGCGCCGTCGGTGCGGGCGCGCCGCTCCGCCAATACATCCTTCAGTCGGTTGTGGACGATGTTGCGGTAGGCGATATACAGCAGGATGAAAAGTACGACCGTCGGAACGGCTCCGAGCAGTAATCCACCTAGTTGCCGAAGGATTTCATCCATGAATGTACGGGCCAGCCTGAGAGCGGGGGTCTAAAACATAAAAAATTAACATTCACCTGCCCTTCTGTCAATTTGAGAAATGGGCGCAATTGCAGATTTTTCAGATGTTTGCGGGCCGGACGGGAGCAGACTCCCGCCTCCCGCCCGTAAGTTTCCTTGACAAGCGGGAAAGTGGGTTTACCATGTAAGTATCACCTCCGATCCGTTTCAGGATCGAATGGGCCGGTCGCGTAGGAATTGTCACCGCTTCTACGCAGTCGGCCCATTTAATTTCTGAGTACTCAGTACTCGGTATCCAGTACTCAGATCGGATTCGCTGTTCCTGTACGCTTTTTTACCGAGGCAGTCAGCCCGTTCAGGACGCGACCTAACTCTGCGGTCTGTTTCAATAACTCACGCTCATGTGCATCGGGTAGATATCCGAGGCTGTGGGCGATCATCAACTGTGTTTCCAACTCTACGAGCGAGCCACGGGCCACCCGCAAAAACCGGTGAAACTCAGGGTTTGAGTAGCGAGCTTGTCCCTCCGCGATGTTGCTCGGAACCGAAACGGCGCACCTCTGGATCTGCTGGGTCAACCCGTACTGCTCGTGTTTTGGGAACGACTTGGTAGCTCAATACACTTCCAAAACCAACTCCATTCCCTTCCGCCACGCGACCAGATCCCGGTATGTTTTCGCCATAGGAATTCTCCCCGTCGATACTCAGATGCCTGCATCGGCGCAACAACTGAGTACTGAGTACCGAGTACTGAGTACTTCTTAGGCCGCCGGGGTGTATTTGATTCGCGCCACGCGCACTACCACGGGCTTGACCAGGCGCGCAAAATCCTCGTACGACATCTTGATCAGCTCGTA belongs to Terriglobia bacterium and includes:
- the atpG gene encoding ATP synthase F1 subunit gamma, yielding MANLLDIRRRIRSVVNTRQITKAMKMVSAARLRRAQERALSARPYAKMLASVLKSLVSRAEVYDPETGEPRHPLLARREGKSIFLIVVTGERGLAGAFNTNILKAAQRFLDSKAGKHIEIETIGRKGRDFFGRRFKMKPKPKPGEEAERAVAEAGTWIAGEMVGMLGKIEFDHARELAEEVIERYARGEIDSVFVVFNEFKSVIAQRLVVEEILPIGEIGARGTRQAEEMADEHRERAAEAAATAGVALAPADTTEIDRRAAQFGTAQVDYIYEQAADELFRALLPKYVAIQIFRALLESVAAEHAARMTAMDSATNNASDMIDSLTLAMNRARQAKITKEIIEIVSGAAAL
- the atpA gene encoding F0F1 ATP synthase subunit alpha, with protein sequence MAGIKADEITKIIREQIENYESKISVDEVGTVISLGDGIARLHGLDKVMAGELIEFPHDVAGIAMNLEEDQVGSVLLGEYTEIKEGDQVRRTGRIMSVPVGDAMIGRVVNALGQPIDDKGPIHTDKFIPVERIAPGVIDRQPVREPMATGLKAIDSMIPIGRGQRELIIGDRQTGKTAIALDTIINNKGNDLICIYNAIGQKRSSIAQVVKILEDAGAMEYTIVVAASASEPAPMQYIAPYAACAIGEYFRDTKRHALCIYDDLSKHAASYREISLLLRRPPGREAYPGDVFYLHSRLLERAAKLSDKNGGGSLTALPVIETQAGDVSAYIPTNVISITDGQIYLESDLFNSGVRPAVNVGLSVSRVGGSAQIKAMRQVAGTLKLELAQFRELAAFAQFGSELDKATQAQLSRGQRLVEVLKQNQFQPLPFSKQILIIYAGTNGFLDDLKIGDVREFEKGLYQYAETMGGALLKGVMEKKILDDSLKAEMKRLVGEFKERFVAERQAAVAAKA
- the atpH gene encoding ATP synthase F1 subunit delta; translation: MAAVNSRYARAFVDVVFEKKLDPNQSVEELRSIAEMLAGTPALRTVWESPSVPAPQKRAVLDKIIHAVGASKMTRNLVAVLIDNRRIAALPEIARQFREELDMRLGIADAEITTARDLADDEKRTLEQQIASITGKKVRAHYRRDEKVLGGAVVRVGSTIYDGSVKGQLQRLKEQLSAG
- a CDS encoding ATPase, which codes for MKRSTVVFALVLAFSALVFAQEHKAPAPPSEPQASVEPQKPADHAASQPSAQPGHAKASKEASEEDESAQFRQSPSVHFLARITGLSLTAAYWVSTIANFAVIAILIFWGLKKALPGMFRDRTAMIQKAMEEARKASEEANRRLGDIEGRLARLDQEIAGLRSGSEEEGRKEEERIRAAAEEDRQKVVQTAEQEIAAAARGARTELKAYAAELAVSLAERKIRVNAGEDRELVRTFADQLRKDGK